The following are encoded together in the Lathyrus oleraceus cultivar Zhongwan6 chromosome 3, CAAS_Psat_ZW6_1.0, whole genome shotgun sequence genome:
- the LOC127128158 gene encoding glucan endo-1,3-beta-glucosidase: MSRKPMATSTLSPSPLLLLLLLFHLVATVTSIGVNYGTLGDNLPPPATVANFLKTNTIIDSVKIFDVSPQILQAFANTGISVTVTAPNGDIEALAKIDSARQWVVTHIKPFHPQTKINYILVGSEVFHWGDSVMIRNLVPAMRTLHSALLAEGITDIKVTTAHSLAILRQSLPPSAGQFRPGYAKYFIGPMLKFLRQTRTPFMVNPYPYFGYNPKNANFALFRPNRGLFDRNTKLLYTNQFDALMDAVHSAMKALGYGDVDIAVGETGWPSVCDGWDACSVANAQSYNGQLIRHLAEGKGTPLMPNRRFETFIFALFNENQKPGPIAERNWGLFQPDFSSVYDAGILRNGQKPVAPVKGGGKMPTPRPVVGGQKWCVPKADASPGALQANINYVCSQGIDCRPIQPGGVCYAANNVKAIATYAMNAYYQANGKHDYNCDFSHSGVTTSVNPSHDNCRI, translated from the exons ATGTCACGAAAACCAATGGCCACCTCCACCCTTTCACCTTCCCCtctcctcctcctcctcctcctttTCCACCTCGTCGCCACCGTCACCTCCATCGGCGTCAACTACGGCACCCTCGGAGACAATCTCCCACCTCCAGCAACCGTAGCAAATTTCttaaaaacaaacacaatcatcGACAGTGTCAAGATCTTCGACGTTAGTCCTCAGATCCTTCAGGCTTTCGCGAACACCGGCATCTCCGTCACTGTGACGGCACCCAACGGTGATATCGAGGCGTTGGCGAAGATTGATTCGGCTCGTCAATGGGTTGTTACACATATTAAACCTTTTCATCCTCAGACGAAGATTAATTATATTCTTGTCGGAAGTGAAGTTTTTCATTGGGGTGATAGTGTTATGATTCGGAACCTTGTCCCTGCTATGAGAACGCTTCATTCTGCTCTTCTTGCTGAGGGTATTACCGACATTAAG GTCACTACAGCACATTCCTTGGCAATATTGCGACAATCATTACCACCAAGTGCAGGGCAATTCAGACCAGGATACGCAAAATACTTTATAGGACCAATGTTGAAATTCCTAAGACAAACAAGAACACCGTTTATGGTAAATCCATATCCATATTTCGGTTACAATCCGAAAAACGCCAACTTCGCATTGTTCAGACCAAACCGTGGCTTATTCGACAGGAACACAAAACTACTATACACAAACCAATTCGACGCTTTAATGGACGCGGTTCATTCGGCAATGAAGGCTCTTGGATATGGTGATGTTGATATCGCTGTTGGTGAAACGGGTTGGCCTTCTGTTTGTGATGGTTGGGATGCTTGTAGTGTGGCTAATGCTCAGAGTTATAATGGTCAGTTGATTAGGCATTTGGCGGAAGGGAAAGGGACGCCATTAATGCCGAATAGACGGTTTGAGACTTTTATTTTTGCCTTGTTTAATGAGAATCAGAAACCTGGTCCTATTGCTGAACGTAATTGGGGACTCTTTCAACCTGATTTCTCTTCGGTTTATGATGCTGGAATCCTGCGTAACGGACAG AAACCAGTAGCACCGGTAAAAGGAGGAGGAAAAATGCCAACGCCGCGTCCGGTAGTTGGAGGGCAGAAATGGTGTGTGCCAAAGGCGGATGCGAGCCCTGGAGCATTACAAGCGAATATAAACTATGTTTGCAGCCAAGGAATTGATTGCAGGCCGATCCAACCGGGAGGAGTTTGTTATGCTGCCAACAATGTTAAGGCAATTGCCACGTATGCGATGAATGCTTACTATCAGGCTAATGGAAAACATGATTACAATTGCGACTTCTCGCACTCCGGTGTTACTACTTCAGTTAATCCAA GTCATGATAATTGTAGAATCTGA